In the Malaclemys terrapin pileata isolate rMalTer1 chromosome 12, rMalTer1.hap1, whole genome shotgun sequence genome, one interval contains:
- the LOC128847039 gene encoding olfactory receptor 12-like — MSATEPVREGNHTAETEFILLGFGRGLWMEMFPFVMFLVIYIITMLGNTILVLIIGTDSQLHTPMYFFLMNLSLLDLSNSSSIAPRAMVSFLSGSKAISYNGCATEFFFVTFFLTTEGFILAAMAYDRYAAIRNPLRYPITMSKWVCIWLVVGSYICGCVNSMVQTGFTFTLHFCGSNEMDHFFCDGPPLISLSCSDTFVNNIVMFTLCGLIIVSTALITLVSYVYIISTILRIHSAEGRHRAFSTCTSHLVVVTLFYVSTALMYAQPTRLAFLYPRKVVSVFYTLFAPMLNPFIYSLRNKDVKDALRRTISKKCLKK; from the coding sequence ATGTCAGCTACTGAGCCAGTAAGAGAAGGGAACCACACAGCAGAGACAGAATTCATCCTGTTGGGGTTTGGAAGAGGTCTGTGGATGGAGATGTTCCCCTTTGTGATGTTCCTGGTGATTTACATAATAACCATGCTGGGAAACACCATCCTGGTCCTCATCATTGGAACTGATTCTcagcttcacacccccatgtacttcttcctcatGAACTTGTCGCTCTTAGATCTCAGCAACTCCTCCTCCATTGCCCCCAGAGCCATGGTGAGCTTCCTATCAGGGAGCAAAGCCATTTCCTACAATGGATGTGCCACCGAATTCTTCTTTGTCACTTTCTTCCTCACCACTGAAGGGTTCATCCTGGCAGCAATGGCATACGATCGATACGCCGCCATCCGCAACCCGCTCCGGTATCCCATCACCATGTCCAAGTGGGTTTGTATTTGGCTGGTGGTGGGATCCTATATCTGCGGCTGTGTGAACTCCATGGTGCAAACTGGCTTCACCTTTACGCTACACTTTTGTGGGTCTAATGAGATGGATCATTTCTTCTGTGACGGCCCTCCCCTAATTAGTCTGTCCTGCAGTGACACGTTTGTCAATAACATTGTGATGTTTACCTTATGTGGCCTCATTATAGTGAGCACTGCACTGATTACGCTGGTCTCCTATGTTTatatcatctccaccatcctcaGGATTCATTCTGCTGAGGGCAGACAcagagccttctccacctgcacttccCACCTGGTGGTTGTGACTTTATTTTATGTGTCCACTGCTTTGATGTATGCCCAGCCCACTAGGCTAGCTTTTCTGTATCCAAGGAAAGTAGTGTCCGTCTTTTATACCCTTTTTGCGCCCATGTTGAATCCTTTcatctacagcctcaggaacaaggATGTGAAAGATGCTTTGAGAAGGACTATAAGCAAGAAATGTTTGAAAAAATGA
- the LOC128846098 gene encoding olfactory receptor 6B1-like encodes MTDGETEELNSETVKGPTEQENNTSVQEFILLGFPTILELQIMLFVIFLVAYVLTLLENMVIIALIQTNHHLHKPMYFFLSHLSFLEAWYISVTIPKLLVNFLVDNKSISFVGCMTQLYFFSSLLCTECVLLASMAYDRYVAICNPLRYPAIMTHRFCLQLAAVSWVSGFSISMVKVSFISQLTFCSPGIINHFFCDISPVLNLACTDMSLAETVDFVLALIILMVPLSVTIVSYLCIIATILHLPTVQGRKKAFSTCASHLTVVIIFFSTSLFMYARPKKIHPFDLNKVVSVVYTIVTPMLNPFIYCLRNQEVKGALRKAFCGVSAVHQASVTDTALQRVRKFHAGGP; translated from the exons atgacagatggggaaactgaggaactgAACAGTGAG ACTGTCAAGGGCCCCACGGAGCAGGAGAACAACACCAGTGTCCAGGAGTTCATTCTGCTGGGATTCCCGACAATCTTGGAGCTACAGATAATGCTCTTTGTGATATTCCTGGTGGCCTATGTGCTGACCCTCCTGGAGAATATGGTCATCATTGCCTTGATCCAGACAAACCATCACCTCCATAagcccatgtatttcttcctcagtCACCTCTCCTTCCTGGAAGCCTGGTACATCTCAGTCACCATCCCCAAACTGCTGGTGAATTTCCTGGTGGATAACAAGAGCATCTCCTTTGTGGGATGCATGACCCAACTCTACTTCTTCAGCTCCCTCTTATGCACTGAGTGTGTCCTGCTGGCTTCCATGGCCTACGAccgctatgtggccatctgcaACCCACTGCGTTACCCAGCCATCATGACCCACCGGTTCTGCCTGCAGCTGGCAGCTGTCTCCTGGGTAAGTGGCTTCTCCATCTCCATGGTCAAGGTGTCCTTCATCTCGCAACTGACATTTTGCAGCCCGGGGATCATCAACCATTTCTTCTGCGACATCTCCCCGGTGCTGAACCTGGCCTGCACCGACATGTCACTAGCGGAGACGGTGGACTTTGTGCTAGCCTTGATCATCCTGATGGTCCCGCTCTCTGTGACCATTGTCTCCTACCTGTGCATCATTGCCACCATCCTGCACCTCCCCACAGTCCAGGGGAGGAagaaagccttctccacctgcgcCTCCCACCTCACTGTGGTCATCATCTTCTTCTCAACCTCCCTCTTCATGTATGCCCGGCCCAAGAAGATCCACCCTTTTGACTTGAACAAGGTGGTGTCGGTCGTGTACACTATTGTCACCCCCATGCTTAACCCCTTCATCTACTGCCTGAGGAACCAAGAAGTGAAGGGGGCACTAAGGAAAGCTTTCTGTGGTGTGAGTGCTGTCCACCAGGCCTCTGTGACAGACACAGCCCTCCAAAGGGTCAGAAAGTTTCATGCTGGTGGACCATGA